From Anopheles funestus chromosome 3RL, idAnoFuneDA-416_04, whole genome shotgun sequence, a single genomic window includes:
- the LOC125767940 gene encoding spectrin beta chain isoform X7 encodes MTTDISVVRWDPSQGPGNEFIEDIEYDGGNSSSRLFERSRIKALAEERESVQKKTFTKWVNSHLVRVNSPIKDLYVDMRDGKNLIKLLEVLSGERLPRPTKGKMRIHCLENVDKALQFLREQRVHLENIGSHDIVDGNASLNLGLIWTIILRFQIQDITIEETDNKETKSAKDALLLWCQMKTAGYHNVNVRNFTTSWRDGLAFNAIIHKHRPDLIQFDKLSKTNPIQNLNNAFNVAEEKLGLTKLLDAEDIFVDHPDEKSIITYVVTYYHYFSKLKQETVQGKRIGKVVGIAMDNDRMINEYESLTSELLKWIEVTIVQLGDRHFVNSLVGVQQQLAQFSNYRTVEKPPKFVEKGNLEVLLFTLQSKMRANNQKPYTPKEGKMISDINKAWERLEKAEHERELALREELIRQEKLEQLAARFNRKATMRETWLSENQRLVSTDNFGFDLAAVEAAAKKHEAIETDIFAYEERVQAVVAVCNELEAEKYHDIERIAARKDNVLRLWNYLIELLRARRMRLEFSIQLQQNFQEMIYILDSMEEIKQRLLTDDYGKHLMGVEDLLQKHSLVEADINVLGDRVKQVVQNSQKFLVDEEDNYKPCDPSIIVDRVQRLEDAYAELCKLAVERRSRLEENRKLWQFYWDMADEENWIKEKEQIVSADEIGHDLTTVNLLLSKHKALESEIQSHEPQLTAVSEVGDELVRRGHFGADRIDERLKEIMAMWSNLRQLTDNRRKRLEDAVDYFQLFADADDIDNWMLDALRLVSSEDVGRDEANVQSLLKKHKDVADELKNYAETIEQLHAQADRLTLNPPEQEKVRERLAAIDARYKELMELAKLRKQRLLDALSLYKLISESDGVEQWIGEKERMLQTMVPGKDIEDVEIMKHRYDGFDKEMNANASRVAVVNQLARQLLHVEHPNSQEILEKQNHLNNSWSKLREQAESKRDDLKSAHGVQTFYIECRETVSWIEDKKRILTETDSLQMDLTGVMTLQRRLSGMERDLAAIQAKLTALENEADAIEGEHPEEAALIRERVAQIQTIWEQLTQMLKERDSKLEEAGDLHRFLRDLDHFQAWLTKTQTDVASEDTPTSLPEAEKLLNQHQSIREEIDNYTEDYKKMMEYGEGLTSEPTQTEDPQYMFLRERLKALKDGWEELHQMWENRQVLLSQGLDQQLFNRDARQAEVLLSQQEHVLSKDDTPVNLEQAENQLKRHEAFLTTMEANDEKFNTIVQVAGQMTSKDHFDADKITKRAESIAHRRDDNRNRALELHEKLKNQVKLHEFLQDIEELTEWVQEKYITAQDDTYRSAKTVHSKWTRHQAFEAEIAANKERLHEAKKAAQELMVEKPEFKEIIEPKLTDLSKNFDELETSTKEKGALLFDAKREVIVQQSVDDIDSWMDDLEKQIINTDTGNDLTSVNILMQKQQIIQTQMAVKARQVEELDKQTEVLTKTAPSDVVEPIVEKKTAVNARFEKIKAPLLERQRQLEKKKEAFQFRRDVEDEKLWIDEKMPLAESTEYGNSLFNVHVLKKKHQSLNTEIDNHEPRIMTICNNGQKLIDEGHEDAGSYADLISQLTQKWQELKDAVENRHRQLDQSEKVQQYFFDAAEAESWMSEQELYMMVEDRGKDETSAQNLMKKHESLEQSVEDYADTIRQLGETARQLTTEQHAYSDQVSVKQSQLDKLYAGLKDLAGERRARLDEALQLFMLSREVDDLEQWITDREVVAGSHELGQDYDHITLLWERFNEFAQDTATVGSERVAKANGIADDLIHAGHSDSATIAEWKDGLNESWQDLLELIETRKAMLAASRELHKFFHDCKDVLGRINEKQHGVSEELGRDAGVVSALQRKHQNFIQDLMTLHAQVQQIQEESAKLQAAYAGEKAREITNREHEVLNAWAHLQAMCDERRGKLADTGDLFKFFNMVRTLMLWMEDVVRQMNTSEKPRDVSGVELLMNNHQSLKAEIDTREDNFSACLALGKELLSRNHYASADIKDRLLQLTNSRNALLHRWEERWENLQLILEVYQFARDAAVAEAWLIAQEPYLMSTELGHTIDEVENLIKKHEAFEKSAAAQEERFSALERLTTFELKEMKRRQDAAEEAERQRLEAEAAARAAAEAEAEAARQAEAAAARDAADAPGSPHSTREQESVHVRKPKILFGSFRSASLEQSTSIFKSTSGSTGAVPKRSSCKYHV; translated from the exons ATGACGACTGACATTTCCGTAGTACGATGGGACCCTAGCCAGGGTCCTGGAAATGAATTTATCGAAGATATCGAATACGACGGAGGAAACTCCAGTTCCCGTTTATTCGAACGATCACGCATCAAGGCGTTAGCAG AGGAACGTGAAAGTGTTCAAAAAAAGACATTCACAAAATGGGTCAACTCGCACCTTGTTCGGGTGAACAGTCCGATCAAAGACCTGTATGTCGATATGCGGGATGGCAAAAACTTGATCAAGCTGCTAGAGGTACTCTCGGGTGAGCGATTGCCACGGCCAACGAAGGGCAAGATGCGTATCCACTGTCTGGAAAATGTGGACAAAGCGCTGCAATTTTTGCGTGAACAGCGTGTCCATTTGGAAAATATCGGTTCGCACGATATTGTCGATGGTAACGCTAGTTTGAACCTGGGCTTGATCTGGACAATCATTCTGCGCTTCCAG ATTCAAGATATTACTATAGAAGAAACGGACAACAAAGAGACCAAATCTGCCAAGGATGCGTTGCTGCTGTGGTGTCAAATGAAAACTGCCGGTTATCATAATGTAAACGTGCGCAACTTTACCACCTCGTGGCGTGACGGATTGGCGTTCAATGCAATTATACACAAGCACCGGCCGGACTTGATACAGTTCGACAAGCTGTCGAAAACAAATCCGATCCAGAACTTGAACAATGCATTCAACGTCGCGGAAGAGAAGCTTGGCCTGACGAAGCTGCTCGACGCGGAAGACATCTTCGTCGATCATCCGGACGAAAAGTCAATCATTACGTACGTCGTGACGTACTATCACTACTTCAGCAAGCTGAAGCAGGAAACGGTACAGGGCAAGCGTATTGGCAAGGTGGTCGGTATTGCGATGGACAACGATCGCATGATCAACGAGTACGAATCGTTGACGAGCGAGCTGCTGAAATGGATTGAAGTGACGATCGTGCAGTTGGGCGATCGGCATTTTGTCAACTCGCTCGTAGGCGTACAGCAACAGCTGGCACAGTTCTCCAACTATCGCACGGTCGAAAAGCCGCCGAAGTTTGTCGAGAAGGGCAACCTCGAGGTGCTACTGTTCACGCTCCAGTCAAAGATGAGagcaaacaatcaaaaacCGTACACGCCCAAGGAGGGTAAGATGATTTCAGATATCAACAAGGCCTGGGAACGTTTGGAAAAGGCTGAGCACGAGCGTGAACTGGCGTTGCGCGAGGAGTTGATCCGCCAGGAGAAGCTAGAGCAGCTTGCAGCCCGCTTCAACCGCAAAGCTACGATGCGTGAAACCTGGCTGTCCGAGAACCAGCGTCTGGTTAGCACGGATAACTTTGGCTTTGATTTGGCTGCAGTCGAAGCAGCCGCCAAAAAGCATGAAGCTATCGAAACGGACATCTTTGCGTACGAGGAGCGAGTGCAAGCTGTGGTTGCAGTTTGCAACGAGCTGGAAGCCGAAAAGTATCACGATATTGAGCGCATTGCTGCCCGCAAGGATAATGTGCTGCGTCTGTGGAACTACCTGATCGAGCTGCTCCGTGCTCGACGCATGCGCCTCGAGTTCTCCATTCAGCTACAGCAGAACTTCCAGGAGATGATCTACATTCTGGACTCGATGGAGGAGATCAAGCAACGTTTGCTGACGGACGATTACGGCAAACATCTGATGGGTGTAGAGGACTTGCTGCAGAAGCATTCGCTCGTCGAGGCGGACATCAACGTGCTTGGTGATCGTGTGAAACAAGTTGTACAAAATTCGCAGAAGTTCTTGGTGGACGAGGAGGATAACTACAAACCGTGCGACCCATCGATCATCGTCGATCGCGTCCAGCGTCTGGAGGATGCGTACGCCGAACTGTGCAAGCTCGCTGTCGAACGTCGCTCCCGGTTGGAGGAGAACCGCAAGCTGTGGCAGTTCTACTGGGACATGGCTGATGAGGAGAACTGGATCAAGGAGAAGGAGCAGATTGTGTCGGCAGATGAGATTGGTCACGATTTGACGACGGTTAACTTGCTGTTGTCGAAACACAAGGCGCTCGAATCGGAGATACAGTCGCACGAACCGCAACTGACGGCCGTCAGCGAGGTTGGAGATGAGCTGGTGCGCCGTGGTCACTTCGGTGCAGATCGTATCGATGAGCGTTTGAAGGAAATCATGGCTATGTGGAGCAATTTGCGCCAGCTGACAGACAACCGTCGCAAGCGGCTAGAAGATGCGGTAGATTACTTCCAGCTGTTTGCCGACGCAGATGACATCGATAACTGGATGTTGGACGCTTTGCGGCTGGTATCGTCCGAGGATGTGGGTCGCGATGAAGCAAATGTGCAGAGTTTGCTTAAGAAGCACAAGGACGTTGCGGACGAGCTGAAGAACTACGCCGAAACGATCGAACAGCTGCATGCTCAGGCCGATCGCTTGACGCTTAACCCTCCGGAACAGGAGAAGGTACGCGAGCGTCTCGCTGCGATCGATGCCCGCTACAAGGAGCTGATGGAGTTGGCCAAGCTGCGCAAACAGCGACTGCTGGATGCTCTCAGCCTGTACAAGCTGATTTCCGAAAGCGACGGTGTCGAGCAATGGATCGGAGAAAAGGAACGCATGTTGCAGACAATGGTCCCGGGCAAAGACATCGAAGATGTGGAAATCATGAAGCATCGTTACGACGGATTCGACAAAGAAATGAACGCCAATGCGTCTCGCGTCGCTGTAGTGAACCAGCTTGCCCGACAGCTGTTGCATGTGGAGCATCCAAATTCACAGGAAATTCTAGAGAAACAGAACCACCTGAACAACTCCTGGTCGAAGTTGCGCGAGCAAGCGGAAAGCAAGCGCGACGATCTGAAATCGGCTCACGGTGTGCAGACGTTCTACATCGAATGTCGCGAAACGGTGTCGTGGATCGAGGACAAGAAGCGCATCCTCACCGAGACGGACAGTCTACAGATGGATTTGACCGGTGTGATGACGCTGCAGCGCCGTCTGAGCGGTATGGAACGCGATTTGGCCGCTATCCAGGCGAAGCTGACGGCGCTCGAGAACGAAGCCGACGCAATCGAGGGTGAACATCCGGAGGAGGCCGCATTGATCCGCGAGCGTGTGGCACAGATTCAAACCATCTGGGAACAACTGACCCAGATGCTGAAGGAGCGCGATTCCAAGCTGGAGGAGGCTGGCGATTTGCACCGTTTCCTACGCGATCTGGATCACTTCCAGGCATGGTTGACCAAGACACAGACGGATGTCGCTTCCGAGGATACGCCAACATCGCTGCCCGAGGCTGAGAAACTGCTCAACCAGCATCAGAGCATCCGCGAAGAAATCGACAACTACACCGAGGACTACAAGAAGATGATGGAGTACGGCGAGGGTCTCACGTCGGAGCCAACGCAAACCGAGGACCCGCAGTACATGTTCTTGCGCGAGCGTCTGAAGGCGCTGAAGGATGGCTGGGAGGAACTGCACCAGATGTGGGAAAATCGTCAGGTGTTGCTTTCCCAAGGTTTGGATCAGCAACTGTTCAACCGCGATGCCCGCCAGGCCGAGGTACTGCTCAGCCAACAGGAGCATGTGCTTAGCAAGGATGATACCCCGGTCAATCTGGAACAGGCCGAAAATCAGCTGAAACGTCACGAAGCGTTCCTCACGACAATGGAAGCTAACGATGAGAAGTTCAATACGATCGTCCAGGTTGCGGGTCAGATGACGAGCAAGGATCATTTCGACGCAGACAAGATCACGAAGCGTGCCGAAAGCATTGCACACCGGCGTGACGATAACCGTAACCGTGCGCTGGAACTGCACGAGAAGCTAAAGAACCAGGTGAAACTGCACGAGTTCTTGCAGGATATTGAAGAGCTGACGGAGTGGGTGCAGGAGAAGTACATCACCGCACAGGACGACACTTATCGCAGCGCCAAGACGGTGCACTCGAAATGGACCCGACATCAGGCGTTTGAGGCAGAAATTGCCGCTAACAAGGAGCGTCTGCATGAGGCGAAGAAGGCCGCTCAGGAGCTCATGGTGGAGAAGCCGGAGTTCAAGGAAATTATCGAACCGAAGCTGACGGATCTGTCGAAGAACTTCGACGAGCTGGAAACCAGTACCAAGGAAAAGGGTGCCCTTCTGTTCGATGCCAAGCGTGAAGTGATTGTGCAGCAGAGCGTCGACGATATCGATTCGTGGATGGACGACCTAGAGAAGCAGATCATCAACACAGACACTGGCAACGATCTAACCTCGGTGAACATTCTCATGCAGAAGCAACAGATCATCCAAACACAGATGGCCGTGAAGGCTCGCCAGGTGGAGGAGCTTGACAAACAGACGGAGGTACTGACGAAGACTGCCCCGTCCGATGTGGTCGAACCGATCGTGGAGAAGAAGACGGCAGTAAATGCACGTTTCGAAAAGATCAAGGCACCACTGTTGGAACGCCAACGGCAGctagaaaagaagaaggaagcgTTCCAGTTCCGCCGAGATGTCGAGGACGAAAAGTTGTGGATCGACGAGAAGATGCCGCTGGCCGAATCGACCGAATATGGCAACTCGCTGTTCAATGTGCATGTGCTGAAGAAGAAGCACCAGTCGCTGAATACGGAAATCGACAACCACGAGCCACGCATCATGACGATCTGCAACAATGGTCAGAAGCTGATCGACGAAGGTCACGAAGATGCGGGCTCTTACGCCGATCTGATCAGCCAGCTGACGCAGAAGTGGCAGGAGCTGAAGGATGCGGTCGAAAACCGTCACCGCCAGCTGGACCAGTCGGAGAAGGTGCAGCAATACTTCTTCGATGCGGCTGAAGCGGAATCGTGGATGAGCGAACAGGAGCTGTACATGATGGTGGAGGATCGTGGCAAGGACGAAACATCGGCCCAGAATCTGATGAAGAAGCATGAAAGTCTGGAACAATCGGTGGAAGACTATGCCGACACTATTCGCCAGCTGGGTGAAACCGCACGTCAGCTAACGACCGAACAGCACGCGTACAGCGATCAGGTATCGGTGAAACAGTCGCAGCTGGACAAACTGTACGCTGGTTTGAAGGATCTGGCAGGCGAACGTCGTGCCCGTTTGGATGAGGCCCTGCAGCTGTTCATGTTGAGCCGTGAGGTAGATGATCTGGAACAGTGGATTACCGACCGTGAAGTGGTTGCAGGTTCGCACGAGCTTGGACAAGACTACGATCACATTACGCTGCTGTGGGAACGCTTCAACGAGTTCGCCCAGGATACGGCCACCGTTGGCAGTGAGCGCgtcgctaaggcaaacggtaTTGCTGACGATCTTATCCATGCCGGCCACTCGGACAGTGCTACGATCGCCGAATGGAAGGACGGTTTGAATGAGTCCTGGCAGGATCTGCTGGAGTTGATCGAAACACGCAAGGCGATGTTGGCCGCTTCGCGCGAACTGCACAAATTCTTCCACGACTGCAAGGACGTGCTGGGACGCATTAACGAGAAGCAGCATGGCGTTTCGGAGGAGCTGGGCCGTGATGCGGGTGTCGTGTCGGCCCTGCAGCGCAAGCACCAGAACTTCATCCAAGACCTGATGACgctacacgcgcaggtgcaacAGATTCAGGAAGAGTCGGCCAAACTGCAGGCGGCGTACGCCGGTGAGAAGGCACGGGAAATTACGAACCGCGAACACGAAGTGCTAAATGCGTGGGCCCATCTGCAAGCGATGTGCGATGAGCGTCGTGGCAAGCTTGCCGACACCGGTGATCTGTTCAAGTTCTTCAACATGGTCCGCACGCTGATGCTGTGGATGGAGGACGTTGTGCGGCAGATGAACACGTCGGAGAAGCCGCGCGACGTATCGGGCGTCGAACTGCTCATGAACAACCACCAAAGCCTGAAGGCGGAAATTGATACGCGCGAGGATAACTTCAGCGCCTGTCTGGCGTTGGGCAAGGAACTGCTGTCCCGTAATCACTACGCATCGGCTGACATTAAGGATCGATTGTTGCAGCTCACAAACAGCCGAAATGCACTGCTACATCGATGGGAAGAGCGTTGGGAGAATTTGCAGCTGA TTTTGGAAGTGTATCAGTTCGCCCGCGATGCTGCCGTCGCTGAGGCATGGCTTATCGCACAGGAACCGTATCTGATGTCAACCGAGCTGGGACACACTATTGACGAGGTGGAGAATCTAATTAAGAAGCACGAAGCCTTCGAAAAATCTGCCGCTGCCCAAGAGGAACGCTTTAGCGCATTAGAGCGATTGACAACG TTTGAGCTCAAAGAAATGAAGCGTCGCCAGGATGCAGCCGAGGAAGCAGAACGCCAGCGACTGGAAGCGGAAGCGGCCGCACGTGCCGCTGCCGAAGCAGAAGCCGAAGCAGCCCGACAGGCAGAAGCGGCCGCAGCGCGTGATGCAGCCGATGCACCAGGTTCACCACATTCCACCCGCGAACAAGAGTCAG TGCATGTGAGGAAGCCAAAGATTCTGTTTGGCTCATTTCGAAGTGCTTCGCTTGAACAAAGCACTTCCATTTTTAAATCCACATCCGGATCAACCGGAGCAGTACCAAAGCGATCCTCTTGTAAGTATCATGTGTga